A window of the Lolium perenne isolate Kyuss_39 chromosome 7, Kyuss_2.0, whole genome shotgun sequence genome harbors these coding sequences:
- the LOC139830029 gene encoding uncharacterized protein, giving the protein MSVVASLLVIRGVADCLVSTPQRRVDLSADEERRLRRWPSDDPTAVFLIRTWPALFVRVAAAPDPASLGCPAAGSDLAREGWPGELDFSGAFLCCKKKALLRARQLASEKEGSSFPLFSIAMKGVTWGVCHRPRRSRSYEMEVQPFAKKRKEMEVQPDAVRDWSELPLDVLALVFAKLGAVEVLMGAGLVCHSWLEAAKVPSLWRYVDMEHHEVLRGKKKKARDVLCAMAKAAVDRSNGELEVFAGSEFVTDDLLKYIAERSSSLKGLFGLGGIHQGMRVSPTTWLGIANFLVWLSVRDEPIFCLVGKTKCGRGSANTLQNTQEILILLAR; this is encoded by the exons ATGTCAGTGGTAGCTTCCCTCCTTGTCATCAGAGGAGTAGCTGACTGCCTGGTCTCCACACCGCAGCGGCGAGTCGACCTCTCGGCAGACGAGGAGCGGCGCCTTCGGCGGTGGCCCAGCGACGATCCTACTGCCGTCTTCCTCATCCGAACGTGGCCGGCACTGTTCGTGCGCGTGGCGGCGGCGCCAGATCCGGCATCCCTCGGGTGCCCCGCCGCCGGATCTGACCTCGCTCGGGAAG GTTGGCCTGGGGAGTTAGATTTCTCTGGTGCTTTTTTGTGCTGTAAAAAAAAAGC TCTTTTACGAGCTAGGCAGCTAGCGTCTGAGAAAGAAGGTTCAAGCTTCCCATTGTTCTCAATTGCGATGAAAGGCGTCACATGGGGTGTTTGCCACCGTCCTCGCCGGAG TCGTTCCTATGAAATGGAGGTTCAGCCATttgcgaaaaaaagaaaagaaatggaGGTGCAGCCAGACGCTGTCAGGGACTGGTCCGAGCTGCCTCTTGACGTGCTTGCTTTGGTCTTCGCCAAACTTGGTGCAGTCGAAGTTCTCATGGGTGCAGGCCTTGTGTGCCACTCATGGCTCGAGGCGGCAAAAGTGCCTAGCTTATGGCGATACGTTGACATGGAGCACCATGAGGTCTTGCGTGGAAAGAAGAAAAAGGCGCGGGATGTCTTGTGCGCAATGGCAAAGGCAGCAGTTGACCGCTCCAATGGAGAGCTTGAGGTGTTCGCAGGGAGCGAGTTCGTTACCGATGATCTTCTCAAGTATATTGCAGAAAG ATCTTCCTCCCTTAAGGGGCTGTTTGGTTTAGGGGGTATCCACCAGGGGATGAGGGTATCCCCAACTACATGGTTAGGGATAGCCAATTTTCTTGTTTGGTTGAGTGTGAGGGATGAGCCAATTTTTTGTTTGGTTGGAAAAACAAAATGTGGTCGGGGATCTGCTAATACTCTGCAAAATACACAAGAAATTCTAATTCTCCTCGCTAGGTAG
- the LOC127314663 gene encoding germin-like protein 8-7 — MATSHILLAALLALVSWQAMASDPSPLQDFCVADKYSPVLVNGFVCKDPKVVSADDFFMAANLDKPMDTTNKVGSNVTLINAMKIPGLNTLGISIARIDYAPLGENPPHTHPRATEILTVLEGALYVGFVTSNPENKLFTKKLEKGDVFVFPQGLIHFQFNPCANKPAVAIAALSSQNPGAITIANAVFGSKPPISDDVLAKAFQVEKNTVKWLQAQFWADNQN; from the exons ATGGCAACCTCCCACATCCTTCTTGCTGCTCTTCTAGCGCTGGTCTCATGGCAGGCCATGGCTTCTGACCCAAGCCCTCTTCAGGACTTCTGCGTTGCAGACAAGTACTCTCCAG TGCTTGTCAACGGATTTGTGTGCAAGGACCCGAAGGTCGTGAGCGCGGACGACTTCTTCATGGCAGCAAACCTCGACAAGCCTATGGACACCACCAACAAGGTTGGGTCCAACGTGACCTTGATCAACGCCATGAAAATCCCTGGCCTTAACACACTCGGCATCTCCATTGCGCGGATAGACTATGCGCCCCTAGGAGAGAACCCACCACACACACACCCTCGTGCCACAGAGATCCTCACGGTGCTTGAGGGTGCACTATATGTCGGGTTTGTGACTTCTAACCCGGAGAACAAGCTTTTCACTAAGAAGCTCGAGAAAGGTGATGTGTTTGTGTTCCCTCAAGGACTCATCCACTTCCAGTTCAACCCTTGCGCTAACAAGCCAGCCGTAGCGATTGCCGCACTCAGCAGCCAGAATCCTGGTGCAATCACCATTGCCAACGCAGTCTTCGGATCAAAGCCACCAATCTCAGACGATGTCCTAGCTAAGGCTTTCCAGGTGGAAAAGAATACAGTGAAGTGGCTCCAAGCTCAGTTTTGGGCTGATAACCAGAATTAA